The following coding sequences lie in one Rutidosis leptorrhynchoides isolate AG116_Rl617_1_P2 chromosome 6, CSIRO_AGI_Rlap_v1, whole genome shotgun sequence genomic window:
- the LOC139853844 gene encoding uncharacterized protein — MEGRFDNFIDGKGEQTKYLWESFLNGPKISLHPDTGEVLKPYELQGEEAKRAQADIDSRSIIMQALPHDMYKSVSSLKSKELLDEITRQQEGYSQSEQTKLDIALVMYEDYFQKPDEPLKDCYRRFCEVINELKKVGVKKENQELNMKFLKKLNATWTPYGNNFRASKNTKKYNIHEVLHQNPSNRSNSLKTKQTISSDEDTYSDVDEEHQDLVKAAAMFSKELNLRRSSGGFKKNNNDRTSSSFSYYKKSETPTTQYRAPDSKDPDNVCFNYGKTGHFARECRLPKRKDAEYYKKKMLLAQDAEKGKVLKASDDVWLNWSDSEQEPERANVVKLTNMNHAPDSVSSDDEEEVQLYTDIIHEYYNSVNNSSECVFDVLQATSKRPNDPSIQINVPIRNEPASHNPDKKLPELPDMYIDNFAKMKLQTHLRKFEEKLYRTEQSKVVLAGHISNQTLFMNCPKDSFRENKGLGFENPLTLSKMAKAEPCLYDSKYLMIDLPARLTFASNSEIASQATTFCEMISKSKAPQGPSPCHPIEPSNVLADSLGKEIVDLKLELKGYKKHVSLIEKDNIDLQVKV; from the exons ATGGAAGGAAGATTTGACAACTTCATCGACGGAAAAGGAGAACAAACCAAATACCTCTGGGAATCATTTCTCAATGGACCCAAGATCTCACTTCACCCTGACACCGGCGAAGTCCTAAAACCCTATGAACTTCAAGGTGAAGAAGCTAAGAGAGCTCAAGCCGATATTGATTCCAGGTCCATCATCATGCAAGCCCTTCCTCATGACATGTACAAATCCGTCAGCTCTCTGAAATCAAAAGAACTTCTAGATGAAATCACCCGTCAACAGGAAGGATACAGTCAATCCGAACAGACAAAACTCGACATAGCGCTCGTAATGTATGAGGACTACTTTCAGAAACCCGATGAACCCCTAAAAGACTGCTACAGACGTTTCTGTGAAGTCATTAATGAGCTAAAGAAGGTTGGAGTGAAAAAGGAAAATCAAGAGCTGAACATGAAATTTCTGAAGAAACTAAATGCCACCTGGACTCCTTATGGAAACAACTTCCGTGCATCCAAAaacaccaagaagtacaacatCCATGAAGTT CTCCACCAAAACCCTTCCAACCGCTCCAACTCACTCAAAACAAAACAAACCATTTCCTCTGATGAGGACACATACTCTGATGTTGATGAAGAACATCAGGATCTCGTCAAGGCAGCCGCAATGTTCAGTAAGGAACTGAATCTCAGGAGATCATCTGGCGGCTTTAAGAAAAACAACAACGATCGAACCTCATCAAGCTTTTCTTACTACAAAAAATCCGAAACGCCTACCACTCAATACCGGGCCCCTGACAGCAAGGACCCCGATAATGTTTGTTTCAACTATGGTAAAACAGGTCACTTTGCACGAGAATGCAGACTACCCAAACGAAAGGATGCCGAGTACTACAAGAAAAAGATGTTGCTCGCCCAAGATGCCGAAAAGGGGAAGGTCCTCAAAGCCTCAGATGACGTTTGGCTAAACTGGTCAGACAGTGAACAGGAGCCCGAACGTGCCAACGTAGTAAAACTCACCAACATGAACCATGCTCCTGACAGTGTTTCTTCCGatgatgaggaagaggtacaactttACACCGACATAATTCATGAATATTATAACTCTGTAAATAATAGTTCTGAATGTGTTTTTGATGTATTGCAAGCAACCTCTAAGAGACCCAATGACCCTTCTATCCAAATTAATGTGCCCATTAGAAATGAACCTGCTTCTCATAATCCTGATAAGAAGCTCCCTGAATTACCTGATATGTAtattgacaactttgctaaaatga AGCTTCAAACTCATCTAAGAAAATTTGAAGAAAAGCTCTACAGGACCGAACAGTCTAAGGTTGTTTTAGCAGGACACATCTCGAATCAAACCCTTTTCATGAATTGTCCAAAGGACTCCTTCCGTGAGAACAAAGGCCTAGGTTTTGAAAACCCTCTCACCTTGTCCAAAATGGCCAAAGCAGAACCCTGTTTGTATGATAGTAAATACTTGATGATTGATCTACCTGCACGACTCACATTTGCATCCAACAGTGAG ATTGCTAGTCAAGCGACCACTTTCTGTGAAATGATTTCAAAGTCCAAAGCCCCTCAGGGACCGTCGCCCTGCCACCCCATCGAACCCTCAAATGTTCTTGCTGATTCTCTCGGGAAAGAAATTGTTGACttaaaacttgaactaaaaggATATAAGAAACATGTTTCCCTTATTGAAAAGGACAACATCGATTTACAAGTAAAAGTTTAA